The Dethiosulfovibrio peptidovorans DSM 11002 nucleotide sequence CGTCATTCCTTTTCTTGGCGTCTTGAGCTCCAGCTCCTTGGGTCTAAAGTCCTTAGAGCATGAGCCTCTAGCAGTGTTTTGTCCATCCAAGTATAACAGAACAGATCCCTTTGGATATGAAAAAGGCCTTCGATCTGCCAATCGAAGGCCACGCGAGTGGGGTGAGGAAAGTCCGTCTTTAGCGGATGCCCTCGAAAGGACCGCGATAGCGAACCGAGTTTACCTCGAATTTCGCCGCGAACCGTCGCTCCTGGGGTATGGGGTCGCAGAGGGTGTAGCCTACGAAGGGGCCCTTGAATTCCTCGGCGACGTAGAAGGTTGCGCTGTTTCTCATCGTAGTTGTGGTCATGATCGACACTCCTTTTCTAGATTTGATTTTCATGTCTCTCGTTTTTCTTCTCTACTGTGCGTCGGATATAAAAAAGAGCGGGGTCCTCTAAAAGGGCCCCGCTCTCGGCAAATCGTCGTCACATAACGACAACGGCACCGGGAGGAGACCCGCAGCCGATAATTAGGACGACTATCATGACGACTATGGATATGTTAAAACTTCTTCCTACCATCTCGGGTTCCTCCTCTCCGATCGTTGTCTGAAAAGTTTAAGTTATTTTATCTCCGGTTCTGTGGGCTGTCAAGTGGCTAACGGAAAAATATAGGGCATCTGTAAAAACTCACGTCCGAGTTTCCTCGGAGAGGTCGTTTCGGCTCCGCCCTGTCTCGCTCGAACATATTCCCGACCTGCCTGTTTCGTACGGACTGCCTCGGAGGGCACGTCCTGTGCCCCCTCGGCTTGGGGCGACGTCCTGTCGCCCCATCTGTACTACACGACGGCAGATTCGGAAATATGGGCTCGAATGGGCTCTGCCGAAACGGCCTCTCCGAGGAGTGACGTTTTTAGAGATGCCCTATTAGGAACAGTTGCGATTTTCTATCTTACCCTCTCGATGATATACTCTCGTTAAGGATAAACGAGGTTTCCTAAAATGGCGTTCGTGAGCTTTTGATTTTGATATGGAGGATTGAGCATGATTACTTTGGTCGGTATGGATAGCGAGAGTATAAAGGCTCGAAAGGGCAGAGTGATGCTCGTGGGAGTCTGTCTCTTTCTGTTGGGGGCCCTGGCTGTGTCCATGCCCTTCATGGCTTCGCTGGCGGTGGAGACGTTGGTGGGATGGCTCATGGTCTCCGCCGGTGTCGTCCAGGCCGTCAGCGGGTATAGGGAGAGACGGCAGGGCCGTAGCGGAGCAGGGGATTTCCTGTGGGCTCTGTTGGCCGCTATGACAGGGATAATACTTTTGGCCAAGCCCCTGAGCGGCGTGGTTACCCTGACCATGATCCTGAGCGTCTACTTTGTCCTCGAGGGAGTCTTCAAGGTCTTCACCGCCCTTAAGCTCAGAGGGCTCGTAGGATGGGGCTGGCTCTTGGTCAGCGGTGTCCTGTCGCTCTTCCTGGCGGGGCTGATCTGGCATAATCTTTTCGCCGCGGCCTGGGGAGTCGGGCTTCTGGTCGGCATAAACCTGCTCTTCACCGGGGCGACCTTGTTCGCCCTCGGATTGAGACTTGGAAAGGAGTCATCGTAGCATGAGACTTCTGACCAGAAGCGACTTCGACGGCCTGATGTGTGCCGTGCTTTTGAAGGAAATGGGGGTTATGGACGAGAGAAAGTTCGTCCATCCCAAGGACATACAGGACGGACTGGTGGAGGCCGACGAGAACGACGTTCTGGCCAACGTTCCCTATCTTCCGGGATGCGGTCTGTGGTTCGATCATCACGCTTCCGAGGTGGAGAGGGAGGAGATGTTCCGCCACCACTGGGAGGGGGCCTGCGATCCGGGTGCCAAGAGCTGCGCCAGGGTCATCTTTGACTATTACGGCGGAGCGGAGGGGCCGCTTGCCAGGCTTAGCTATCTGGTGGACGTGGCGGACAAGGCGGATTCGGCGGACTTCTCCAGGGAAGAGATACTGAATCCGGAGGGGTGGGTCCTTTTGTCCTTCGTCATGGATCCCAGGACCGGCCTGGGCCGTTTCAGAGACTACAGAATATCGAATTACCAGCTTATGGACGACTTGGTCGAATATCTGAGAAACCACGACATAGACGAGATACTGGCCCTGGAGGACGTCAGAGAGAGGGTCGTCCGCTACAGGAGACATCAGCCTCTTTTCAGGGAGATGCTCACCAAAAAGAGCAAAGCCGAGGGAGACGCCATAGTCATAGATTTCGTCGGTAACGACGAGGCCTACGTCGGCAATCGTCATATAGAGTACGCCCTTTACCCCGATCAGAACATCTCCGTCCGGATCTTTGACGGCAAGAACGCCGAATTCTGCGTGATATCGGTGGGACACTCCATCTTGAACAGGACTTCCTCAGTGGACGTGGGAAAACTGATGCTCCGTTTCGGAGGGGGAGGTCACTTCAGGGTGGGTACCTGTCAGATCCCCTACGAGGATCGCCACAGGGTTCTGGAGGAGATTCTCGAGGAGATCAACGACGGTAGTTCCACTTAAAGACATCTCTAAAAACTCACGTCCGAGTTTTCTCGGGGAGGTCGTTTCGGCTCCGCCCTGTCTCGCCCGAACGTATTTTCGACCTGCCTGTTTCGTACGGACCGCCTCGGAGGGCACGTCCTGTGCCCCCTCGGCTTGGGGCGACGTCCTGTCGCTCCATTCGTACTACACGACGGCAGGTCGAAAATACGGGCTCGAATGGGCTCCTCCGAAACGACCTCCCCGAGGAGTGGCGTTTTTAGAGACGTCCTTAGAAAGATTCGTAAATGTTTCGTCAAGGGAGACGGCTGAAAAGCCGCCTCCCTTTTTACTTTGCCGTCATCTTGTCGTTACATCCCCGAAATCCTGGTCCTGTAACCTTTGAATGGAGGTGGTATCGGTGTCGGGAGCGACTATATTGGAGATATTTCTGTCTTGCGCTTTGGAGGAATTTCTCCGTCGAAACGGGGTGAAGACGGTGTTTCAGCCTGTGGTGGATTTTTTCGGTGCCAAAATATGGGGCTACGAGGCCCTTTCCAGGGGCGTTCCCCCGAGTTCGACCACGTGGTGGTCCTGGACGGGGCGAAACCGGTGGGACTGATAACTAGAAACGACTTTGCCGCCAAGATGGGTGGGGCCTACGGTTTCCATCTCTTCCAGAGCCGGCCTATAGAGGAGGTGGCGAAGAGGAACTTTCTGTCGGTGAGTCATAGTTGTTCGGTCCGTCTTCTGTCCCGGCTGGCCATGGAGAGGTGTCCCGAGGATATCTACGATCCCGTGGCAGTGGTGGACGCCAGAGGCGGCTATCTCGGTACGGTCACAATGAAGCAGGTGATAGCCCGTTCCGCCGAGATAGAGGTCCGTCAGGCCCTGACCTGCAATCCTTTGAGCGGCCTTCCCGGGAACCAGGACATACAGCGCTGGATATCCTGCGCCCAGCAGGGGGGAGGGGCCTTCTCTCTGATCTACGCCGACCTGGATCGCTTCAAGGAGTACAACGATACCTACGGATTCGTCGAGGGGGACGAGCTGATAAAGCTCACGGCCTCGGTTCTTCAGGAGGGGCTTATAGAGCTGGGATGCCGGGCCATGGTGGGGCACGTGGGAGGCGACGATTTTGTCGCAGTGATATCAGGGCCTTTGCCGGAGGACTATCTCGACGCCATCTGCAGGGAGTTCGATCGCCGCATCTCTGAAGCACATGGCCAAACGACGCACCTCCGAAGGGTAGGTTTTCCGATATGTCCCTGAGAAAAAGGCTGGTCTTTCTGGTGATAGCCATATGCGTCGCCATGGCCGGTCTGTCTCTGCTCTCCTCAAGAGGGGCCAGGGCGACCGTATCGGACCTTCTGGACGGAGGGCAGAACAGGGAGAGCAGGAGCTCCGCCGCGGCGGTGGCCAACTGGCTGAGGTCCATGGAGAACGTCCTGACCACCGGGAGCAGAAACCTGTCCTTCATGATAGAGGACTTAGGGCTTCTTCCCGGAACCGCCGGGAACTACATGAGAAACCTGACTGAGACCTCTCTTCCCATGGGGCTTTCCGACATCTACCTGGCCCTTCCCAGCGGTCGTTTCATGGACGGGAACATGTGGTTCCCCGAGGAGGACGATTACGATCCCAGGGCGGAGGGGTGGTATAGGAGAGCCGAGGAAGAGGGAGCCATGGTGCTCTCGTCCCCCTGGATCTCCCCCAGATCGGAGGAACCGGTAATGACACTGTCTCTGCCGGTCTACTCTCTGTACCAGGAGGGGCGGCTGCTGGGGGTGATGGGAGCGGATATTCCCGTGTCCTCCTTCGTCTCGGAGATAGTCTCTCTCTCCTCCGATGGGGTGGTTATACTGACGGCGCCGGACGGAGGGGTCTTGGCGGACAACCTTGACGACGGCGAAAGAGAGTCCATGGCGGCGGTATTCGACGCGATCGAGGAGGGAAGTTTGGACGAGGTCCCGGTCAGGACCGTGGACCTCGCAGACAGCCGCTACAGAGTGCTCACCTTCCCTCTTCCCAAGGGACTCTTTCTCTCTCTGGCCTCGGACGAGGCCTCTCTGCTGGCTCCTCTCAGGAGAATCGAGAGAGGTCAGACGGCTCTGGTGGCCATAGCGTTCGTCCTGGTGTCTCTGGTCATGTGGCTGTTCTGTCGAAGCTTTATGAGTCGCATCGCCAGGCTCACTTCCGTGGCCGAGGCGGCCATAGGAGGGGATCTCACCGTCTGTTGCGCCATGGCCGGACGGGACGAGCTGGCCCGGGTCGGCATGGCCATGGACGGTCTGGTGGACTTTCAGAGGACGGTGCTCCAGACTCTGAGGGACGGAAACGGCAGCATCCTGTCCAGCTCTTCCGGGCTGGGACAGGTGGCGGGCAGAATAGAGAACGTCTCTGCCGGGTTGCAGGAGGCCAGCTCTATATTGACCGAGGCCATGAACGAGAGCATCGAGGCGGTCAAGGCCGCCGAGGAAGGGGCTGCCTCTGTCACCGAGGGAGCTCACCATGTAGCTTCTTTGGTGGAGGAGGCAAAGAGAAGCTCGGACAGGACTCTGGGAGAGGTTCGAAAGGCCACGGAGCTGGCCCGCCAAAACGGCGGAGGCATGGCCTCCCTGGCCGAGGATTTCGCCTCCGTGTCGTCCGTGGCGGGGAGGCTGAGAGAGGGAGCCTCCGGCATAGAGTCCTTCGTCACCACCATAGGGAACATAGCGGAGCAGACCAACCTGCTGGCACTGAACGCGGCCATAGAGGCGGCCCGGGCCGGAGAGTCCGGCAGAGGCTTCGCCGTGGTCGCCCGTGAGGTCAGAGATCTCTCCGAGGAGAGTCGAGCCGCTGTGGCCAGGATAAGAGCTCTTTCCGATTCGGTCGTCTCCGACGTCACGGAGTTGGGAGGGATAGCCTCCGAGGGCGACGAGGCGGTTAAGGCGAACCAAAGCAGGTCGGAGAATCTCTATCTGGCGTTGGAGGCCATAGAGGCGGAGGCGGTGGACGTAAGCGAGAAGGCCGCAGGAGTGCTGGAACGGTCGGAGAACCAGACGAGACACAACGGCGAGGTCTCCGCCATGCTGTCCAGTCTCTCCGAGATGGCCGCCAAGGCTGCTCTGAGAGCGGGAGAGCTGGAGGATTCAGTGACGTCCCTCCTGGACGGAGTGGCGGGGCTCGGCAGGGAAAACCGAACCCTCATCGAACTGGCGGGACGACAGGAGGCCCTTATAGACCGTCATCGACTCTAGTGGCGACGAATATTTCGAACCTTGAGTCTTTTAGTTCCCCCTTGTCGTATAAGGGTAACCGTGGTATCGTTTCAGCCAACAACGAAATAAGCTGTTTATCCAGAGTCGGGGGAGAGAGTCAGCTCGCAGATCCCGCACCAACCTGCTTTATGGCAAGGTGGTCCTGCTGACATCGATGAGGAGCGACGGTCCTTTAAAAGGCCTTCCCATCGGGAAGGCCTTTTTTCATGGACCGTAAAATATCCTTGAGGAGGCGTTTTCACCATGAAGAGAATCGCGTTTTTGGCGGCTTCGGTCCTGATAGCCGGGCTGATTCTGTCCGGTCCGGCCGTTGCAGGGACCTTGGTAGTAGGGGCTACTCCGCTACCGCACTCGGAGCTTCTGGAGCTGGTGAGGGGAGATCTCGCCGAAAAGGGCGTGGATCTGAAAATAGTTGAGTTCACCGATTACGTCAGGCCCAACATGGCCTTGGACGAAGGATCGTTGGACGCCAATTTCTTCCAGCATCTGCCCTATCTAGAGGGTTTCGCCAGGGATCACCGCCTGGACCTAGTCTCCGCCGGATCTATACACGTGGAGCCCCTTGGTCTCTACTCGGGAAAGCATGGCTCTCTAAACGACCTTCCCGACGGGGCCGTCATAGCTATCCCCAGCGACAGCGTCAATGGAGGCCGCGCTCTGCTTCTGCTTCAGTCCGAGGGATTGATCTCCCTCTCCGATTCCGCCGGGCTGGAGGCCACCGAGTTCGACGTGGAGGATAACCCCAAGAATCTCCGTTTTCGTCCCATCGAATCGGCTCAGCTCCCTCGGGTTCTTCCCGACGTGGACGGGGCGGTCATAAACGGAAACTACGCCATGGAGGCTGGTCTTAAGCCTACCGAGGACGCTCTCTTGCTGGAGGGAGCCGATTCTCCCTATGCCAATATAGTGGCAGTAAGGGCCGGCGACTCGGACAGAGAGGACGTGAAGGCACTGGTGGAGGCTCTCCAGAGCGACAAGGTACGGGATTTCATACTCGAAAACTACGGAGGAGGGGTCGTCCCCGCCTTCGGGCCGGGCAGGTAAGCCGGTGAAGAGGAGGGTGGAGTCGGTCTAGATCGACTCCACCCTCCTCTTCCACGATATCGAGTCCCCTTTGCCCATGTCCATCCGCCTTCCCGCCTTTATCAACGTCTCGGATATGGAGTCAAGCTCCGGCAGATGGTCCAGTTTCAGGGCGGTCTTGCCCGGATAGAGCCTGTAGTGATCTCGATAGCGAGGCGGAGTTATGTTGGGCATGAGGACGTTAGCCCCGGCGGCAAGCATGGCCTCTCGTCCCCCGGGAGACAGAGAACCGGCGGCGGTTGTGGCCGGTATGTTGGCGTCGGGCAGCATCAGCCTGAGCATGGCGGTGAGCCTGACCGTCTCCTCCATGGATCCGGACGGACAGTGGGCCAAGGGGGTCTCTGGGTTGGCTATGAAGGGCCCTATTCCCACCATGTCCAGGTCGAGGTCCCTGCACAGGGCCAGATTCCCCTGGCTTATCTTCTCGGTCTCGCCGGGCAGTCCCACCATGAAGCCCGAGCCCAGCTCGATACCGGCCTCCCTCAGGTCGATCAGGGCCTTTAGGCGTTCCGAGAGGGAAACCCCGTCCCTGAGCCGTCTGTGGAGCTCGCCGTCGCAGGTCTCGAACCGCAGAAGATAGCGGTCCGTTCCGGCGGAGGCGAGGGCTCGATAGTCCTCTCTCTCCATGATGCCGCAGCTCAGCGTTACAGCCGCCTCCGGAGCCCGTCCTTTTATGACCTCCACGGTGCGGCAGAGCCTCGAGGCCGACCATGCCGGGTCCTCTCCTCCCTGAAGCACGAAGGTCCTTATCCCGGTCTGGTATCCCAGATCCACCGAGGCTAAGATCTCCTCCTCGTCCAGGCTGTACCGACGAACCCGGCGGTTGTCCCTTCGAAGGCCGCAGTAGAGGCAGTTCTGGCGGCATCGGTTGGTGAACTCCAGCAGCCCGCGGATCCACACTCCGTCGCCGTATCGGTTCTTCCTGACGAGGTCGGCCTGATCGATCAGGGGCGTTCCGCTCGCTCTTCTCAGCACGACGCGCCTCTGTAGAGAGCGTGCTCCACCGGGAAGGGTTCGAGGGCTCTCGGGAGGAGTCCGTTGCCCCAGGCGAGGAACAGGCCGTAGTTCGTCCCCGGTACGTTGGCCTCCTTCAGCAACGATATCCGCCTCATCATGTCTCTTCTGGTGACCATACAGCCGGCGCAGTTGATCACGAAATCGTAACCGCTAAGCTCCCGAGGGGAGGGGATGTCCTGCTTTAGCTCGAAGTATACGTCGGGGCGGACCTTCTTTCTGAACAGTTTCGGTATCTTCACTGTCCCTATGTCGTCGTTCATCCTGTGATGTCTGCAGGCCTCCAGCACCAGGATCCTGCCTCCCGAAGGTATCTCGTCCAGTCTGGCCAGTCCCTCCACGAAGAAACCCAGGTCTCCCTTTTTTCTGGCGAAAATTATTGAGAACGACGTGAGCAGTTGGTCGCTCGGAAGGGTGGATCCGACCTCGGCGAATGCCTGACTGTCCGTCACAACCAGTGCGGGGCGGTGCTTGAGTCCCAAGTAGCAATCGTTCAGTCTCCTCTCCGTGCAGATCGCCATGGTGCAGTCCTTGTCCAGAATATCCCTTATCGTCTCCACCTGAGGCAGTATCATTCTGGCCTTCGGAGCGGATTCGTCTATAGGGGTGACCAGCAGCACGGTCTCTCCCGCCTGTACCAGACCCTCCAACGGGGTTATCTCCCTCTCTACATGGTCGGAAAAGCGTTGGAGAGCCCTGTCCAGGTCCTCCAGTCCGAATCCCGATCGGTTGTCCACGGCTATCCTCCTGAAGCCAGATGCGAAATGCCGCTTTTCGTCGCATACGCCGGAGTCGGCGAAGGTAAGCACCGTCAGACAGGGCAGGTTCCGACGTCTCAATTTCTCGACCGCGGTCTCCTCTTTCGCCGTAGGGGGAATGTCTCCCCTGGTTACGAACAGGACTATGTCCGCCGTCTCCAGTTTGCGCTCGCTTCTCTCGACCCTCATGGATCCGAGCTCGTCGTCGAAGTCGTCGAATCCGGCGGTGTCGACCACCGAAACCGGGCCCAGAGGCCCCATCTCCATGGCGTGGATCACAGGATCGGTGGTGGTGCCCGGCCGGTCCGACACTATGGATGCCGAGGTGCGAAGCAGGTTGTTGGTCAGGGAAGATTTGCCGCTGTTTCTAAGTCCGTAGATCACCAGGGTCAGCCTTTCCGCCTTGGGGGTGGTCAGCATGGGAGCCCTCCTCTCACAGATAGCGACGGATATTTTCCCGGTCTTTCCTCTTTTTCGGCCTCGGCCTGTCGTCGGGCCATCCGACGGTCAACATGACGTCCAGCCGCGAGGTCTTCGGAAGCCCGAGGGCCGCTCTGACCGCCATTTCGTTGAACCAGCCTATCCAGCAGGTTCCGAGTCCCAGCTCCGCTGCCTTGAGGGTCAGGTGGTCCACCGCTATGGCTACGTCCATGGTCTCGTACCTTACGTTCCGGACCATTCCGGCGAGCCACGGGGCGGTCTTTTCCCGCTTCAGCGTCTCCACCGCCACTATGACCGGGGCTTCCTGGACGAAACGGTTCAACCCCCTGCCGTATATCCCCGAGTTCATGGCGTCTGCAACCGCATTTTTAGCCTTCTCCGATCGACATACGTGGAAAAACCAGGGCTGGGAGTTGCAGGCGCTGGGAGCCATTCGGGCCGCGTCCAGACAGGTCTCGAGGATTTCCTCGGAAACGGGGTCGGGGCTGTATTTTCTGACGCTCCGTCTTCTAATAATCAGGCTGTCAATCATGGTCCTTCGGTTCCTCTCCGAGCCACCGGGAGATGGCCGCCTTTACCGATCTCGACATCTCGAAGGAGAAGGGGGCGCCGTTTTTTCGAAGGTACATTTTCTGCGCTCCGTTTTCCGCAGGGGCGCCGATCTTCGTTATGGACCACAGTCGTCTGTGGTCTTCCATGATATCGAAGACTTTTTCGTCCGCCTTTCGATAGACGTCTCTGTGGACGACGATCTCCATCGGAAGTCGCCCTCTTCGTGGAGGCCGTTCTCCGTCGGGATAGTGACCGTAACATACCAGAGCGATCGGAAAGGTCCATCTGGGAAGCTCGAAGATGTCCCTGTGTCTCTCGTAGTTTTCCATGATATCGCCTATATAGCACGATCCTATACCCAGGCTTTCGGCCGCTATTACCGAGTTCTGTGCGGCTATCAGGGCGTCGCAGCAGCCGAGCATCAGGTCCGATTCCTCGGGCTCCCGCCAGGTCAGTCCGTGTTCGTCGCACATTTTCGGCACCCCTCCGTGGACGAAGAAATCGTGCCATCTCTGCTGATCGGCCAGAAAAAGCAGCACCAGAGGGGCCTTGGCTATGAAGGACTGACCGTCGCAGGTCTCGACCAGACTTTCCTTGACTGCTTGATCGGTTATCTCGATTATGGAGTAGAGCATCATGTTTCCCGCCGTTGGAGCCGCCATAGCCGCCGATAATATGGAGAGGCGTTCCTCCTCGGAGATCGGACGATCCGCATAACGGCGCAACGACGTTCTGGTTTGCAGCGTTTTTTCCGTGGCGTTCAATTTAAACCCTCCTTATAATTAACGAACAAGCGCATGTTCAAAATACGCGTCAATTCACCTGCGAGGGGATCAATCTTTTTCTGTACCTGGCCAAAAGCCACATGGTCAACGATGCGGAGGCTATGTCGGCGGTAGGGTAAACCAGGAATACGCCCAACAACCCCAGATAGGGAGGCAGTATCAGGGCAAGGGGGATCAGGAGGAGAACCTGTCGACTCAGGGACAGCACCATGGACGGTCTGGAGAAGCCCAGCGACTGAAAGGTGGCTGTCCCTATTATCTGAAAGCCCACGACGAAGTACATCGATATAGCCACCCTGATGAAGCTTTTAGTGGTGTCTATCAGGGCGGGAGAGTCGGTGAACACCCTCACCAGAGGTCCCGGTACCGTCAGAAGCAGGGCCGAGGTGCCTAGGGATATTATCGAAGCCGATATCAGAGCCAGTTCCACAGCTTTCTTGGCCCTCATGTTGTCTCCCGCTCCGTAGGCGTACCCGACTATGGGCTGAAGGCCCTGGGCTATGCCGAAGATGGGCATTATGCTCAGGCTCAGCATTTTCTGAACGATGCCCTGAGCAGCCATGGCGTCGGTGCCTCCGTAGAAGCTGAGGCGGTTGAGAATGAGAACTCCCGCTACAGACTGGGCAGATAGCCTGGCGAACTCGGACCCCCCGACTGTCATGATCTCTTTCAGTATGGACCATCGAGGTCTCAAATTGGAGATGTGCAGCCTTACAGAGCTTCTGCCGGGAACCAGATAGTGGGCTACGGCCCATAAGAAGGTCACTCCCTGAGCTATGACCGTGGCGACGGCAGCTCCCGTCACCCCCATTTTCAATACGAAGATGAATATGGGGTCCAGAGCGATGTTCGTGACCGCCGAGAGGATCAGTGACATCATGGCGACCTTGGCGCTGCCCTCGGACCTTATCACGCAGTTCATCGTCATCCCACAGACCAGCAGGGAGGACCCAAGAAATATGGCCCCCAGGTAGTCTCGAATCAACGGAGCCAGCTCCGACGGAGCGCCGGTCAAGGCCACCAGGGTCGGCATAGAAAGTCTTCCTGCAGCGGAGACGAAGAGCCCCGCCACCAGTGCCATGAAGAAGGCGTTCCCCAGGGCGACCTCCGCTCGTTCGCTGTCTCCGGCTCCGAGGGAGCGGGAGACCAACGATGCGGCTCCGACCCCGACCATCATGGCCAGGGCGTGGACTATGAACTGTATCGGAAAGGCCGAAGCGATGGCTCCCAGGCCCAAAGGGCCTACCCCTCTTCCCACGAATATGGTGTCCACCACGTTATAGGACGCCATCACCAGCATTCCCGTCATGGCGGGTATGGACAGCTTGGTCAGGAGTCTCCCGACCGGCTCTTTTCCTAAAAACTCGGTCCTGTCCTTCATCGCAGAACCCTCCTCTTATCTTAATGTCCCGGGTATTATACACGTTTTTCCCCTTGATCCTCTTGACATTCCTTTACTTTTTGTGGCTCTAATATATAAAGAAGCGGGCTTATCTCCGTTCCACGGTTCTGAAGAGACCTCGATGTGTTACCATATGGTAAAGGTTCGATCCTTATTAGGAAGTCTTAATAGATTGGAAGAGGTGTTGCGAGTGGGGTTCAAGCGGAGTCTACAGCTCAAGATAGTGGCGATGGTACTGACGGTGGTGCTCGTGGTGTTCGCCGGAATGATCGGGACCATCTCCTACATGAATCGCAGGGAAAGTATGGAGCAGGCCAGGGATCTGGCCATGAGCCGTTCGACCGAGTTCGCCAATCAGATGAAACTCCGGTTGGACTCGGGGCTGGAGGTGGCTCGGACTCTGGGGCACGTGTTGGAGGGGCTGGTTCGCACCGACGAGGGCAACCGGGAGATGGTTAACAGCATCCTCTCCGAGACCCTGAAGGCCAATCCCGATTTCTTCGGACTATGGACCTGCTGGGAGCCGGACGCATTCGACGGCCAGGATTACGCCTACGCCTACATAGAGGGACACGACGAGACCGGCCGCTTCATTCCCTACTGGTTTAAGGACGGAGGCGAGGTGAAGCTGGTCCCTCTTGAGGGATACGATACCCCCGGAGAGGGAGATTTCTACCTGGTGCCGATGGAGAGAGGAAGGGAGACCATTTTGGAACCCTTCCAGTACGACACGGGAGACCGAACCGTGACCTTGACCAGTCTCGTAGTTCCTATAGAGATAGACGGGACCAAGGTAGGAGCGGTCGGAGTAGATATTTCTGTAGACTCTTTGAACGGTATCAACGACGAGGCCAAACTCTACGATACCGGCTTCGGGCGGCTTATGTCCGCCAAGGGGGTCGTAGTGGCCCATCCGGATCACGACAGGATAGGAAAGCCCATAGGCGAGACGGTAGGGGATAGGGGAGCATACTTTCTGAAAAAAATCGCTTCCGGCGATAGCTGGTTCGACGAGGCATGGTCTGTCTCATTGAACGACATGGTCTATAAGGCATTCGCCCCGGTGATCGTAGGAGATACCGGAACGCCCTGGAGCTTCGGGGCCGTCATAGAGAAGGGCGAGGTCATGGAGGCCTCCGATCGGATGCTCTATTTTACGTTGGTGATAGCGGCGGCGGGGCTCGTCTTGGTGGTCGGAGCCGTATGGCTGGTGGCGGGAAGAATCGTTCGTCCCCTCAGAAAAATCTCGGAGATGGCCGCTAGAGCTCAAGAGGGCGACCTCACCATGACCAGGGAGGACTTCGGAGTCGACTCCGAGGACGAGATCGGAACCGTCGTGGACGGCCTCTCCGCCATGGTGGCCTCCCAGGCCGAATCGGTGGCCCAGATCGACATGGCGGCCAAGGCGGTGTCCCGTATATCGAAGGAGCTTCTGGAACTGTCCGGCAGGACCAACTCGTCGGTGGAGACGGTTGAGACCGGGCTGGCTCAGACCTCCGAGCTCTCCGAATCGAACAGCGCCTCCATAGAGGAGACCACCGCTGGGATAGAGGAGGTCGCCAGCGGAGCCCAGACCATGGCGAAGTCCGCGGCGGACGGAGCCACTGCGGGACGGGAGGCTGGCGAGACAGCCAGGTCCTCGGTGGACAAGGTGGAGGCGGTGGTCCGTGATCTCTCGGACGTGGAGAGACAATCGGCCGAGAGCGTAGAGGCCATGGAGGAACTTGGGGCGGCCGTCAGGGACATCGCCGGATTTGTCGAGACCATAACGGCCATAGCCGATCAGACGAACCTTCTGGCCCTGAACGCCGCGATAGAGGCGGCCCGGGCGGGCGAAGCCGGAAGGGGATTCGCGGTCGTGGCTGAGGAGGTCCGCAAGCTGGCGGAGGAGTCCAATTCCGCCGCGGGAGAGGTAGCCAAGCTTATGGAGGGTCTTGAGGCCAACTCCAGACAATCCATAGCCGTGACGGAGGAGACCGGCAAGGTCATCACCGACATAGTGGCGAGGGGCAAGGAGGCCGGGGCGGACCTGAAGGACGCTCTGGGAAAGATCTCCACGGTCGTGGAGGCCATAGACAGCGTGGCGGCCATATCGCA carries:
- the hydF gene encoding [FeFe] hydrogenase H-cluster maturation GTPase HydF; the encoded protein is MLTTPKAERLTLVIYGLRNSGKSSLTNNLLRTSASIVSDRPGTTTDPVIHAMEMGPLGPVSVVDTAGFDDFDDELGSMRVERSERKLETADIVLFVTRGDIPPTAKEETAVEKLRRRNLPCLTVLTFADSGVCDEKRHFASGFRRIAVDNRSGFGLEDLDRALQRFSDHVEREITPLEGLVQAGETVLLVTPIDESAPKARMILPQVETIRDILDKDCTMAICTERRLNDCYLGLKHRPALVVTDSQAFAEVGSTLPSDQLLTSFSIIFARKKGDLGFFVEGLARLDEIPSGGRILVLEACRHHRMNDDIGTVKIPKLFRKKVRPDVYFELKQDIPSPRELSGYDFVINCAGCMVTRRDMMRRISLLKEANVPGTNYGLFLAWGNGLLPRALEPFPVEHALYRGASC
- a CDS encoding nitroreductase family protein, with product MIDSLIIRRRSVRKYSPDPVSEEILETCLDAARMAPSACNSQPWFFHVCRSEKAKNAVADAMNSGIYGRGLNRFVQEAPVIVAVETLKREKTAPWLAGMVRNVRYETMDVAIAVDHLTLKAAELGLGTCWIGWFNEMAVRAALGLPKTSRLDVMLTVGWPDDRPRPKKRKDRENIRRYL
- a CDS encoding nitroreductase family protein, translating into MNATEKTLQTRTSLRRYADRPISEEERLSILSAAMAAPTAGNMMLYSIIEITDQAVKESLVETCDGQSFIAKAPLVLLFLADQQRWHDFFVHGGVPKMCDEHGLTWREPEESDLMLGCCDALIAAQNSVIAAESLGIGSCYIGDIMENYERHRDIFELPRWTFPIALVCYGHYPDGERPPRRGRLPMEIVVHRDVYRKADEKVFDIMEDHRRLWSITKIGAPAENGAQKMYLRKNGAPFSFEMSRSVKAAISRWLGEEPKDHD
- a CDS encoding MATE family efflux transporter, with amino-acid sequence MKDRTEFLGKEPVGRLLTKLSIPAMTGMLVMASYNVVDTIFVGRGVGPLGLGAIASAFPIQFIVHALAMMVGVGAASLVSRSLGAGDSERAEVALGNAFFMALVAGLFVSAAGRLSMPTLVALTGAPSELAPLIRDYLGAIFLGSSLLVCGMTMNCVIRSEGSAKVAMMSLILSAVTNIALDPIFIFVLKMGVTGAAVATVIAQGVTFLWAVAHYLVPGRSSVRLHISNLRPRWSILKEIMTVGGSEFARLSAQSVAGVLILNRLSFYGGTDAMAAQGIVQKMLSLSIMPIFGIAQGLQPIVGYAYGAGDNMRAKKAVELALISASIISLGTSALLLTVPGPLVRVFTDSPALIDTTKSFIRVAISMYFVVGFQIIGTATFQSLGFSRPSMVLSLSRQVLLLIPLALILPPYLGLLGVFLVYPTADIASASLTMWLLARYRKRLIPSQVN
- a CDS encoding methyl-accepting chemotaxis protein — protein: MGFKRSLQLKIVAMVLTVVLVVFAGMIGTISYMNRRESMEQARDLAMSRSTEFANQMKLRLDSGLEVARTLGHVLEGLVRTDEGNREMVNSILSETLKANPDFFGLWTCWEPDAFDGQDYAYAYIEGHDETGRFIPYWFKDGGEVKLVPLEGYDTPGEGDFYLVPMERGRETILEPFQYDTGDRTVTLTSLVVPIEIDGTKVGAVGVDISVDSLNGINDEAKLYDTGFGRLMSAKGVVVAHPDHDRIGKPIGETVGDRGAYFLKKIASGDSWFDEAWSVSLNDMVYKAFAPVIVGDTGTPWSFGAVIEKGEVMEASDRMLYFTLVIAAAGLVLVVGAVWLVAGRIVRPLRKISEMAARAQEGDLTMTREDFGVDSEDEIGTVVDGLSAMVASQAESVAQIDMAAKAVSRISKELLELSGRTNSSVETVETGLAQTSELSESNSASIEETTAGIEEVASGAQTMAKSAADGATAGREAGETARSSVDKVEAVVRDLSDVERQSAESVEAMEELGAAVRDIAGFVETITAIADQTNLLALNAAIEAARAGEAGRGFAVVAEEVRKLAEESNSAAGEVAKLMEGLEANSRQSIAVTEETGKVITDIVARGKEAGADLKDALGKISTVVEAIDSVAAISQEQAASSQEMASAMDQITMGTTKIAESVREMTESAGEARKAAHSVAEMAKELDLQGDDLTARIARFKVREGERAIVSR